The window TGTTGGGCTGTCACCTTCGACGGACGGGGAACGGCGCCGTTCAGGTGGATCATCTGCTGCTGCGAGGCATTGAGCCGGTTTATCAGCGCAGCACTTGTGGCCATGGCACTGTCGGCCTGTAACGGGTTGTCTTCCAGCATGTTCTCTTCCTGAGAAATTTTCGGAAGGAGCAACCTATGGGAGAAGAATGAAGGCAGGGTGGTAGATAGATACCGCCTGCAGCGGTGTCAGGCGGTGTACGAACGAAACGGTCGAAGCCACTGCATCTGTGGGGACAAGTTTTGCTCCCACAGATTGTTTGGCTGCCTGGTGCACGCCGATCAATGCCGGTCGCAGCCCCTCATTCCTTGATCACGGGCAACAGGGATATCAATCCAACTCAGCGCCAGCGGCGGAAAATCAACGAGGTGTTGACCCCACCAAAAGCGAAGTTGTTGTTCATCACGTATTCGTTGCTCATGGACCTGAACTCATTGCACAGGTAGTCGAGCTTGCCGCACTGGGGATCGACCTCATCGAGGTTGAAGGTGTGCACGTAGAGATCGCGGTTCATCATTTCGATGCTGAACCACGATTCCAGCGCACCGCAGGCGCCGAGGGTATGACCGAGAAAGCTTTTCTGCGAACTGATGGGCATGTGTTCGCCAAACAGGCTGCTGGTGGCCAGGGTTTCGGCGATGTCGCCCTGTTCGGTGGCGGTGCCGTGGCCGTTGACGTAGCCGATGGCGGCAGGTTCCAGGCCAGCGTCTTCCAGGGCCAGTTCCATGGCCCGGCGCATGGTGCTCAGTTCGGGACGGGTAGCGTGCTGACCGTCGGCGTTGCTGCCGAAGCCGACGATTTCGGCATGGATTCGCGCTCCTCGGGCCAGGGCGTGCTCCAGTTCTTCGAGTACCAGCATGCCGGCGCCTTCACCGATCACCAGGCCATCGCGGTCCTTGTCATAGGGCCGTGGGCTGGTCTGCGGGGCGTCGTTTTTCAGGCTGGTGGCGTACAGCGCATCGAAGACCATCGCTTCGGTCGGGCAGAGCTCTTCCGCGCCGCCGGCGAGCATCAGCGGCAGGCGACCGAACTTGATTGCCTCATAGGCATAGCCGATGCCATGGCTGCCGCTGGTGCAGGCGCTGGAGGTGGGGATCAGCCGTCCGGTAAGCCCGAAGAAGATACTGATATTGGCCGCCGTGGTGTGGGGCATCATCCGTACATAGGAGTTGGCGTTCAACCCTTCGGCCACGCTGTTGAGCAGCATGTTGCCGAACGCCTTGATCTCGTCGGTACTGCCGGTTGACGAACCACAGGAGACGCCCATGCGCCCGTCCTTGATCGACTCATCGCCCAACAGCCCCGCATCGGCCAGGGCCTGTTCGGCGGCGCCGACGGCCAGGCGCGATACCCGACCCATGCTGCGCAGTTGCTTGCGCGTCCAGTGAGTCGGGACCTGGAAATCATCGACAGGCCCGGCCAGGCGTGTATTCAGCTCGGTGAACCGGTCCCATTCGTCCATGCGTCGTATGCCGCTGCGGTTGGCGGCGAAGTTGGCGGCGATGGTTTCCCAGTCGCTGCCCAGAGAGGTGATGCCGGCCATGCCGGTAACGACGACGCGCTTCATCAGCACAGGCCTCCGTTGACGGCCAGGACCTGCCGGGTGATGTAGCCGGCCTCGGCGGACATCAGGAAATTCACCGCGCTCGCGACTTCTTCCGGGGTACCCATGCGCTGGGCGGGGATCATTTTCATCAGTTCTTCCACGGGCACGTTTTCATCGAGCATGGCGGTATCGATCAGTCCGGGCGCGACGCAATTGACAGTGATCTTGCGCTTGCCCAACTCGATTGCCAACGCCTTTGCCGCGCCGATCAGGCCGGCTTTCGACGCGCTGTAATTGACCTGGCCGCGATTGCCGATCAGCCCCGAAACGGAGGTGATGCAAACAACTCGCCCAGCGGCGCGCCGACGGATCATCGGCATCATCACCGGGTGCAGGACGTTGTAGAAACCGTCCAGGTTGGTCCGCATCACCACATCCCAGTCGTCCTCGCTCAAGGCCGGGAATGCGCCGTCGCGGGTCAGGCCGGCGTTGAGCACCACGCCGTAATAGGCACCGTGGGTTTCAACATCAGCATCGAGAATGGTTTTGCACGCGCTGCGGTCCGACACGTCGAATTGCAGCACCCGGGCATTGCGGCCCAGCGCCTGGATTTCGACCTGGACGGCCTCAGCCTCGGCGCGCCCGCTGCGGCAATGCAGCACGATGTCGTGCCCGGCCTGGGCCAGGCGCAGGGCGATGGCACGGCCGATGCCACGGCTGGAGCCGGTGACCAGTACGGATTCAGTCATGGCGTATTTCCTGTTGCGGACGGTTCATGAAGGTAGTGGGCTGGCTGAGGTGGCCGGAACACATTCAACCGGGCCATGGCATGAATGCCCGGGGCGTTGATGTGGCATTCGAACACGCCCATGCCGTTGTCGTCTTCCAGCGAGCGCAAACCGTGGATGGTCAATTCGGTCCCGGCCGGGAAAAATTCGACATTGCATTCGAACTTGCGGGTGCCGAGCAAAAAACCCAGCTCCACGGTGTCGCCGCGGCGGCGTGCATGACAACCGGCAAACGCGGCGACGCTCTGGGCCATCAATTCAATGCCGACCCAGGCAGGCAGCCCGCCGTCGTCGCGGCTGAACAACCCGTCGGGCTTGACAGTGGCGAGGGTGTGGATCTGTTCATCATCGAACGCCAGGACACGGTCGATGAGAATCATGTCGCCGGCGTGGGGCAGGAGTTCGGCGAGCGGCCAGTCAATCATGGGGCGTCTCCGATAATCAGGCTGACGTTGTTGCCGCCGAAGGCGAACGAGTTGCTCATCAGGCGGCGCGGTGATGTCGGGTTCAGGCGGGTGTCGGTAGTGACCCACTTCAATGCCGGCAGTGCAGGATCGGCCTGGCCGTCCCAGACATGCGGCGGCAAGGCCTGGGCGGTGTTTTGCGTACTCAGGCTCAACCAGCAGAACGCCGCTTCCAGCGCCCCGGCGGCCCCGAGGGTATGGCCGGTCATGGGCTTGGTCGACGAACAGGGCACTCCCGCTGGAAACAGCCCGGCCACTGCCTGGCTTTCCATGGCGTCGTTGTGTTGCGTGGCGGTGCCGTGCAGGTTCAGGTAATCGATCTGGCCGGGTTGCAGGCCGGCGCGACGCAAGGCTTTTTCCATGGCCTGGCGAGCGCCGCGACCACTGGGCTCCGGCGCTGAAATATGGTGGGCATCGGAGCTGGCGCCGTCACCCAGCAAGGCGATCGGTGCCGGATGTCCCGGCGTCCTGCTCATGAGAAACAGCACCGCGGCCTCGCCGATGTTGATGCCGCTGCGGTTGACCGAAAACGGATTACAGCGCTCCCCCGATACCGCTTCCAGGGCCGAAAAGCCGTTGAGGGTCAGTTTGCACAGGCTGTCCACGCCGCCGCAGAGCACCGCATCGCACAGGCCCAGGTCGAGCAGGCGTCGGGCGCTCATCAAGGCCCGGGCGCTGGATGTGCAGGCGGTGGATATCACATAGGACGGGCCGCTCAGCTCCAGCCAGTCGCAAAGGAAGTTGGCCGGTGCGCTCAGCTCCTGTTGCTGGTAGTCGTAGCCGTCGGGGAAGTGCTGCTCACGCAGGTAATGGGCAATGCCCTGACTGGCTTCTTCGATGCCCGAGGTACTGGTGCCCAGCACGACACCGATGCGAGCGCGACCGTAGGTCTGGATGGCCTGATCGATCTCATCGCGAATCTGCATCCCCGCTTCGAGCAGCAACTGATTGTTGCGGCTGCGGTGCGCGATCAAAGATTGCGGTATGCAAGCGAGTTCACCGGGCACCGAGGCCACCGGCAATTTACGTTCGGCCACCCAGCCATCCTGCACGCGGACACCGCCGCAGTCGCCGGCAAACAGGTTGCGCGCCACTTCATCTTTACCCCGGCCCAGGGCGCAAATTACCCCCAGGGCATTCAAATAAGCGGTCATGGGGTACTCTCGGTCAACGGCATGATGCGGTAGTGCGGGCCTTCGTGCAGGCCCAGTTCAAAATCCAGCGGTTGCTTGTAGCGCACTTGCCAGCGTTGGCCCAGGGTTCGTTGCCGAGCCTCTTGCCGGGCGGTGGGGTAGTTGCCCGGCAGCTCGGTTTCAGGCGTCAGGGCAAACAACAGCGCGGCGAAAAGCTCACGGGCTTCGGCATTGGGTGGCAGCAGTCCGTCGGCTTGCCAATGGCCGTCCACCAGGCGTTGGCGGGCCAGGGGAATGCCCAGCGGGTCCAGCATCGACCAGCGGATACCGGCGCCTTCGCGCTGGATCACCAGCAGCCAATCCTGGCGCTGTCCGGCCAGTTGCCGCTCGATATGCAACTGCAGCGGCAGTGCCAGGGTTGGTGTGCGTTCCGGCAGCGGCGCCTGACTGGCGCAGGCACCGAGCAACAGCAAGCAGCCAAAAAGCAGCGCACGAATCATTCGACAGTCCCTTCAACGGGTTTACGGGCCACTACATTGATCAGGGTTTCCTCCCGCTCGCCAAAGGGCCGCGGGCGGCGCAGGCCGAAGCGTTCGAGAAGGCCGAAATCCCTGGCGCGGCTCCACCACAGATAGGGATACGAGACGTTGGCGGCTTCGAACTGGAAACCCTGATCGCGGATCATCTCCAGGTACTGCGCGGCACTTTTTTGCACGTGCATGGGATGACGGAACAGCCAGCGGATCACCCAGGTATCGATGTAGGCCGCCGTGGACTCCGCGAACATCAGATAGCCGCCGGGCTTGAGCACGCGATAGAACTCGGCGAGGGCTTTTTCCTGCTCCACCAGGTGATGAAAGGTCTGATGGCAGAACAGCAGGTCGACGCTGTCATCAGGCACCGTCAACGTCGCG is drawn from Pseudomonas rhizophila and contains these coding sequences:
- a CDS encoding beta-ketoacyl-ACP synthase, coding for MKRVVVTGMAGITSLGSDWETIAANFAANRSGIRRMDEWDRFTELNTRLAGPVDDFQVPTHWTRKQLRSMGRVSRLAVGAAEQALADAGLLGDESIKDGRMGVSCGSSTGSTDEIKAFGNMLLNSVAEGLNANSYVRMMPHTTAANISIFFGLTGRLIPTSSACTSGSHGIGYAYEAIKFGRLPLMLAGGAEELCPTEAMVFDALYATSLKNDAPQTSPRPYDKDRDGLVIGEGAGMLVLEELEHALARGARIHAEIVGFGSNADGQHATRPELSTMRRAMELALEDAGLEPAAIGYVNGHGTATEQGDIAETLATSSLFGEHMPISSQKSFLGHTLGACGALESWFSIEMMNRDLYVHTFNLDEVDPQCGKLDYLCNEFRSMSNEYVMNNNFAFGGVNTSLIFRRWR
- the fabG gene encoding 3-oxoacyl-ACP reductase FabG, with product MTESVLVTGSSRGIGRAIALRLAQAGHDIVLHCRSGRAEAEAVQVEIQALGRNARVLQFDVSDRSACKTILDADVETHGAYYGVVLNAGLTRDGAFPALSEDDWDVVMRTNLDGFYNVLHPVMMPMIRRRAAGRVVCITSVSGLIGNRGQVNYSASKAGLIGAAKALAIELGKRKITVNCVAPGLIDTAMLDENVPVEELMKMIPAQRMGTPEEVASAVNFLMSAEAGYITRQVLAVNGGLC
- a CDS encoding hotdog family protein, yielding MIDWPLAELLPHAGDMILIDRVLAFDDEQIHTLATVKPDGLFSRDDGGLPAWVGIELMAQSVAAFAGCHARRRGDTVELGFLLGTRKFECNVEFFPAGTELTIHGLRSLEDDNGMGVFECHINAPGIHAMARLNVFRPPQPAHYLHEPSATGNTP
- a CDS encoding beta-ketoacyl-[acyl-carrier-protein] synthase family protein, which encodes MTAYLNALGVICALGRGKDEVARNLFAGDCGGVRVQDGWVAERKLPVASVPGELACIPQSLIAHRSRNNQLLLEAGMQIRDEIDQAIQTYGRARIGVVLGTSTSGIEEASQGIAHYLREQHFPDGYDYQQQELSAPANFLCDWLELSGPSYVISTACTSSARALMSARRLLDLGLCDAVLCGGVDSLCKLTLNGFSALEAVSGERCNPFSVNRSGINIGEAAVLFLMSRTPGHPAPIALLGDGASSDAHHISAPEPSGRGARQAMEKALRRAGLQPGQIDYLNLHGTATQHNDAMESQAVAGLFPAGVPCSSTKPMTGHTLGAAGALEAAFCWLSLSTQNTAQALPPHVWDGQADPALPALKWVTTDTRLNPTSPRRLMSNSFAFGGNNVSLIIGDAP
- a CDS encoding DUF3261 domain-containing protein, whose protein sequence is MIRALLFGCLLLLGACASQAPLPERTPTLALPLQLHIERQLAGQRQDWLLVIQREGAGIRWSMLDPLGIPLARQRLVDGHWQADGLLPPNAEARELFAALLFALTPETELPGNYPTARQEARQRTLGQRWQVRYKQPLDFELGLHEGPHYRIMPLTESTP
- a CDS encoding class I SAM-dependent methyltransferase, with product MSYLSDNYVEETRFGFWFLRSHTWQHHVLRVAINDLRNLFSGPLPVAPVLLDAGCGQGKSFQYLRQVFAPQRLIGVDADPHSLDLSLAEAARQGMAVELVGSDCATLTVPDDSVDLLFCHQTFHHLVEQEKALAEFYRVLKPGGYLMFAESTAAYIDTWVIRWLFRHPMHVQKSAAQYLEMIRDQGFQFEAANVSYPYLWWSRARDFGLLERFGLRRPRPFGEREETLINVVARKPVEGTVE